The nucleotide sequence GGGGAAACTGGGGGATTGATTTATTTTGAACAGGCACCGAACAGACCGGATTTGGTCCTAAAAGACCTTATCCATATTTTTCATCCTGAGCTGCTTCCCAACTATATACCCACTTTTTTTAAACCCTTGGATTAAGTGTTTCAATTAAGAACATATAAAACCTATTTTATCATACTGCTTTTGGTAATGCTGGTTTGTTTTATGGTGAACATCAGCTTAGGCTCCGTATCCATACCCATACAGGAAACATTGAATGCGATCATCGGAAAAGCTACCAAAGTGGATTCATGGAGCTATATTATTTGGAACTATCGAATTCCAAAAGCCTTTACAGCCATACTGGTAGGTAGTGGATTGGCCTTAAGTGGTCTATTGATGCAGACCTTATTTAGAAACCCTTTGGCCGGCCCCTTTGTCCTAGGCATAAGCGCCGGCGCAAGTTTAGGTGCCGCCCTCTTAATTTTAGGGTCCTCCCTATTCACCGGTATAATTGCCTTCGGCATGGTAAATGATATTTCCTTGGCACTGGCCTCCAGTATCGGGAGCTTTCTGGTGCTATTGGCGGTCATGGTTGTTGCGGCCAAGGTAAAGGATACTATGGCCCTTCTTATCATTGGTCTTATGTTCGGTAGCATTACCACTGCAGTGGTAAGCGTACTGTCTTATTTTTCCACGGCCGAAAAATTACAGCAATATGTTTACTGGTCTTTCGGAAGTATCGGGAATTTATCCTGGAACCAACTATTGTTGTTGTTAATGATTATAGCGATTGGAATTTTGATCAGTATTTTTTCCATAAAACCCCTGAACGCCCTATTATTGGGAGAAAGTTATGCCAAAAGTCTGGGTGTTAATATGAAACGATCCCGGTATTCCATAATTATTGCCACGGGATTATTGGCAGGTGGCGTAACTGCCTTTGCAGGCCCCATAGCTTTTATAGGCTTGGCTGTGCCGCATTTGACACGACAAATTTTCAACACCACCGATCATAAAATTTTGGTACCGGCCGTATTGATTTACGGCGCCATATTGATGCTGATCTGCGATACCATTGCCCAACTGCCCAATTCGGCCAGTGTTTTGCCCATCAACGCCATAACATCCATCATTGGGGCACCGGTAGTTATTTGGCTGCTACTTAGGAAAAGGAAAATGATTTTTTAATTTCTGATCAATATCGGGCAGTGGTAAAGTACCTTCTATGAATAAGTAGTGTAAAATGAGATATTAAAACGGCAAAACCTATAACTTAGCAATCATAAATTCATCTCAAATAGATACCACAACTTCCCATATCGCTCTAAAAACGGAAAACCTAAGTATAGGCTATTCCAACAAGAAACAACAGTCCTGTGTTGCAAGGGATATTAATTTTTCCCTAGTTACAGGGGAACTTGCGGCAATTGCTGGCATTAACGGAATAGGAAAGTCTACCTTATTACGCACACTTGGCAACGTACAGCCTAAATTATCGGGCAGTATTACTTTGAACAATTTGCCTATGGAACAACATACTATAGCCGAACTGGCTGCTGAAATAAGTGTTGTTTTAACCGAACCTATCGCTTCCAAAAATTTGACGGTGTTGGAACTTATCAGTCTAGGTCGGCAGCCTTACACCAATTGGATAGGTACACTTACCTCGGTTGACAGAGATCAGATCTCAATGGCACTGGACATGGTCCAAATTTCAGAATTAAAGTCCAAAAAATGTTATGAACTAAGCGATGGACAATTGCAGCGTGTAATGATCGCCAGGGCCATAGCACAGGACACCCAGCTAATTTTACTGGACGAGCCTACAACACATTTGGATATATACCATAAGGTACAAATATTGAAATTGCTCAAATCGATTGCCCATACAACGAAAAAGACCATTCTCTTTACTACCCATGAAATTGAAATTGCCATTCAGTTGTGCGACAAAATGTTGATATTGGAAAAAACCCAGAGCACCTTTGGCTCCCCTTGCGAATTGATACAACAAAAAAGTTTTGAAAATCTGTTCCCTACAGACACCATTACTTTCGATGCCCAAACAGGTTCTTTTAGAGTTAATAAGTAATAAAATTCAACATGATTTTTTTTAACACAATCCACTATCTTTACGGCAAAGATCAATAATTAAATGAATGAATTGCTTGTATATGCAGTCCTTGCACTAGTAGGCCTTGCCATTGGATATTTTCTAGGTAATTATATCCAAAATCTAAAAACAAAATCCAGCCAAAGTGCCCTTTTGGAGCGGGAACAGCAATTGAGAACCAACCTCAACGTCCTGGAACAAAAACTATTGGATGCTGAGGAATACAAAGCGCAATTACAATCCGAAAAGGAACAATTGGGTAATAAAATAGTCCGCTATCAGGCGGAAATGGAGAATTTAGACCTAAAAAACAGGGAACAAAAAGGGGAAGTAGAAAAATTACAAGAAAAATTCACCAAGGAGTTCGAGAATTTGGCCAATAAGATATTGGATGAAAAGAGCACCAAATTCACCGAGCAGAACAGGGAGAACATTAAAAATATATTGACCCCCTTACAGGAAAAAATAATTCTTTTTGAAAAAAAGGTAGAGGACAGCCAAAAAGAAAGTGTGGGGATGCATTCTGCCTTAAAGGAACAATTGGCCAATCTTCAAACGCAAAATCTTAAAATAACCCAAGAAGCCGAAAATTTGACCAAAGCCCTAAAAGGCGACAGTAAGATGCAGGGCAATTGGGGCGAATTGGTTTTGGAACGAGTGCTTGAAAAATCGGGTCTGGAAAAAGATCGGGAATATACGGTACAACAAAGCTTTACCAGGGAAGACGGAAGTCGCGTGCTGCCCGATGTTATTATAAACCTGCCCGACGGCAAAAAGATGATCGTAGATTCCAAGGTTTCCCTAACGGATTATGAGCGATATGTAAATGCCGAGGATGAATTGAAGGAAAAATTTCTTAAAGATCATATCAATTCCCTGAGAAGGCATGTGGACCAACTATCTGCCAAGAAATACGAGGACCTTTACGAAATGGAGAGCCCAGATTTTGTACTGATGTTCGTCCCGATAGAACCTGCATTTGCCATTGCAATAAACAACGATAACAACCTGTACAACAAGGCATTTGAACAGAACATAATCATAGTTACCCCTTCTACCCTACTGGCTACCTTACGTACTATTGATACCATGTGGAACAATGAAAAACAACAGCGCAACGCCATTGAAATTGCACGACAGGCCGGAGCCTTATATGATAAATTTGAGGGTTTTGTTGGGGACTTGATGAAGGTGGGCAAAAAGATGGACGAAGCAAAATCCGAATATAAGGGAGCTATGAACAAATTGGTTGATGGCAGGGGAAATATCATTACCAGTATAGAAAAACTAAAGAAAATGGGGGCCAAAGCAAAGAAATCCATCCCCGAATCCCTACTTAAAAGAGCACAGGACGATGATGACGACAACGAAGAACCCTTAACCCTGCTTTAAACAAACTAAGAATTAATATGAAAAAAATACTCGGATTAACCCTGCTCGGTCTGGCTCTAATTATGACGGCCTATTTTTCCTTTGTTTATTTTGTTCCTTATAGCGAAGGTATCCGTTCCGGGGAACTAATCAAAATTAGTCATAAGGGAGTGCTTATAAAGACATGGGAAGGTGAGATAAGCCAAGGAATATCAGGGGCACAAATATTTTCCTTCTCGGTCTTAAAAGACGATGTTATTGACAAGTTGAAAGAATATCAGGGGTCTTATGTTAAAGTGACTTATATTGAGCGCTACAGGACCTTTTTTTGGTTAGGTGATACCAAATATTTTATCACTTCTGTTGAAAAGGAAAACTCTCCCCACTTAAACTAAAAACAATGGACAAATTTAAAACTGCCAGACAATCCAGAATATCCATAACCGAGTTAATGCTGCCTTCACATTCCAATTTTGGTGGCAAGGTACACGGTGGCCACATATTAAACCTAATGGATCAAATAGCCTTTGCCTGCGCCTCAAAGCACTCTAGAAAATATTGTGTGACAGCTTCCGTGAACAAGGTGGATTTTTTGAATCCTATTGAAGTTGGGGAGTTGATTACACTTAAGGCTTCGGTAAATTATACTGGACGCACCTCTATGGTCATAGGCGTACGTGTGGAATCTGAAAATGTAACTACAGGTAAGAAGAAGCATTGCAATTCCTCTTATTTTACCATGGTCGCCAAAGATGCAGACGGACGGAGCACCCCTGTACCCGGCCTAATCATTGAAGACGAACAAGGGGTTCGTAGGTTTTGCCGTAGTATTCAACGGAAAAAACAGGCCATGTCCAGAAGCAGTCAATTTGAATCTTCCCAATTTAAAATGAATGACCACTTAAAGGATTTGGACAACGAAAATGTAAAAATTAATTTGGATCCCGCTTAATTGATTTGGGCTGCGGCCTCCTCGTCCAGAAACCAAATTAATTCCCCTGACGTAGGCGCTACCAAGGAAGCTGGGTAATTCTCATGACCTTCCTCTTTGGTAATTATAGACCTGACCTTTTCTGCTTTACTGCTCCCTGTAACCAAAAACGCAACCGTCTTGGCGTTGTTGATCAGCTTACCGGTTATGGTAATCCTTCTTTGTCCCGAATCGGGATGAATCGCTACTTCACAGTTATTAGGAGAGTCCCAAAGGCCAATTTCATGTGGGAATATTGATGCTGTATGTCCGTCATCACCCATGCCAAGGATCACCAAGTCAAATTGAGGTATGTTGTCCACTATGGGCAATTCCTCTTCCAAGACCTTTCCATATCTTCCAGCCTCCAATTCCGGCAGGTCTTCCCCAAGAACTCGATGAATATTATCTTTAGGAATATTGATCTTGGACAACAAGTGATCTACCGTCATTTTATAATTGCTTTCCGAATCGGTAGGAGGAACACAACGTTCATCTCCCCAATACAAATGAACCGTAGACCAATCCACCTCCTCATAATGCTCTGCCATATAATCAAAGACCACCTTAGGAGTACTACCTCCGGACAAGGCAATATGGGTTGTTTTATTATCTTTTATCAGTTCTTCCAGATAATCGGAAAAGTTTTTGGCAACTTCCGTTTTGGTAGGCGATATATTAATATGCATCTATTATATTTTATAAATTAATTTTTACTTAATAACACAGAAGCCCGGATCGTCGGCCAAGTTTTCACCAGGATTCCTCCACTTCAAGTCCCCTTCCAACAAACGGTCCGAATTAGTTGGACCCCATACTCCGGAAGAATAACCATATATGTTAACATCCGAACCATTCTTCCAATAGTCCAAGATAGGATCTACAAACTCCCATGCCGCTTCCACTTCATCCGCCCTGGCATAAAGTGTAGCATCGCCCTGCATGGCATCTAGCAACAGTCTTTCGTAGGCGTCCATTAC is from Arenibacter algicola and encodes:
- the pgl gene encoding 6-phosphogluconolactonase, which codes for MHINISPTKTEVAKNFSDYLEELIKDNKTTHIALSGGSTPKVVFDYMAEHYEEVDWSTVHLYWGDERCVPPTDSESNYKMTVDHLLSKINIPKDNIHRVLGEDLPELEAGRYGKVLEEELPIVDNIPQFDLVILGMGDDGHTASIFPHEIGLWDSPNNCEVAIHPDSGQRRITITGKLINNAKTVAFLVTGSSKAEKVRSIITKEEGHENYPASLVAPTSGELIWFLDEEAAAQIN
- a CDS encoding acyl-CoA thioesterase, which translates into the protein MDKFKTARQSRISITELMLPSHSNFGGKVHGGHILNLMDQIAFACASKHSRKYCVTASVNKVDFLNPIEVGELITLKASVNYTGRTSMVIGVRVESENVTTGKKKHCNSSYFTMVAKDADGRSTPVPGLIIEDEQGVRRFCRSIQRKKQAMSRSSQFESSQFKMNDHLKDLDNENVKINLDPA
- the rmuC gene encoding DNA recombination protein RmuC gives rise to the protein MNELLVYAVLALVGLAIGYFLGNYIQNLKTKSSQSALLEREQQLRTNLNVLEQKLLDAEEYKAQLQSEKEQLGNKIVRYQAEMENLDLKNREQKGEVEKLQEKFTKEFENLANKILDEKSTKFTEQNRENIKNILTPLQEKIILFEKKVEDSQKESVGMHSALKEQLANLQTQNLKITQEAENLTKALKGDSKMQGNWGELVLERVLEKSGLEKDREYTVQQSFTREDGSRVLPDVIINLPDGKKMIVDSKVSLTDYERYVNAEDELKEKFLKDHINSLRRHVDQLSAKKYEDLYEMESPDFVLMFVPIEPAFAIAINNDNNLYNKAFEQNIIIVTPSTLLATLRTIDTMWNNEKQQRNAIEIARQAGALYDKFEGFVGDLMKVGKKMDEAKSEYKGAMNKLVDGRGNIITSIEKLKKMGAKAKKSIPESLLKRAQDDDDDNEEPLTLL
- a CDS encoding FecCD family ABC transporter permease — encoded protein: MLVCFMVNISLGSVSIPIQETLNAIIGKATKVDSWSYIIWNYRIPKAFTAILVGSGLALSGLLMQTLFRNPLAGPFVLGISAGASLGAALLILGSSLFTGIIAFGMVNDISLALASSIGSFLVLLAVMVVAAKVKDTMALLIIGLMFGSITTAVVSVLSYFSTAEKLQQYVYWSFGSIGNLSWNQLLLLLMIIAIGILISIFSIKPLNALLLGESYAKSLGVNMKRSRYSIIIATGLLAGGVTAFAGPIAFIGLAVPHLTRQIFNTTDHKILVPAVLIYGAILMLICDTIAQLPNSASVLPINAITSIIGAPVVIWLLLRKRKMIF
- a CDS encoding ABC transporter ATP-binding protein, which gives rise to MNFSLVTGELAAIAGINGIGKSTLLRTLGNVQPKLSGSITLNNLPMEQHTIAELAAEISVVLTEPIASKNLTVLELISLGRQPYTNWIGTLTSVDRDQISMALDMVQISELKSKKCYELSDGQLQRVMIARAIAQDTQLILLDEPTTHLDIYHKVQILKLLKSIAHTTKKTILFTTHEIEIAIQLCDKMLILEKTQSTFGSPCELIQQKSFENLFPTDTITFDAQTGSFRVNK